A region of the Gemmatimonadaceae bacterium genome:
CCATTTCGCTGACGTCGCCGCGCGCGGGGGCTTCGACGTCGTACTCGGGAATCCGCCATGGGTCCGATTGCAGCGCGTGCCTCCACGCGAGCGCGAGTTGTTGCGAGCACAATATCGCGTGTTCCGCGCCGGAGGCTGGGAAAGCGGCGCAGCGCGTGCGTGCGTGGGTCGCGGCTTTGCAAGTCAGGTCGATCTCGCAGCACTCTTCATCGAGCGATCCATTCGATTGCTCCGGCCCGGAGCCGTGCTCGCACTGCTGGTTCCGATGAAGCTCTGGCGATCCCTAGCCGGTGGCGGCGTGCGCCGGCTGCTCGTCGAGGAAACGCGCGTCGTCGAGCTGGAGGATCTCAGTGAGGCTCCGTCCACCTTCGACGCAGCAGTCTATCCATCGGTGCTCGTTGCCGAGCGATGGAGCGGAGCAGATGACACAACCGGCGAGATTCTCGCCGCGACGCACCACCGTGGCTGTGGCGCGCTCCGCTGGCGACTGCCGCGGCGCACGCTGTCGTTCGATGATTCGCCCGGTAGCCCATGGCTCATCCTTCCGCCCGAGGTCCGGATTGCATTCGATCGGCTTCGCGCGTGCGGTGTCGCGCTCGCCGAGAGCACCATCGGGCGACCACATCTCGGTGTCAAGTCGGGATTCAATCTCGCCTTCGTCGTTAGGGTCGAGGGTGTCCCCGACGACGTCGCGTCGGTCGTCGCGGCGAACGGTCGTCGTGGTTTCGTCGAACATGCCCTGCTCCGTCCGGTGCTTCGTGGCGAGGACATCGAGCGCTGGCAAGTCAAATCACTCGACGAGCATCTCATGTGGACGCACAACGAGGCCGGTCGCGTCCTCGATCGGTTGCCGCCGCACGCCGCGCGCTGGCTCACGCCGTGGCGCCGCCAACTCGCCGGCCGAGCCGATGCGCGCAATGGCTGTTGGTGGTCGCTCTTTCGGGTGGAAGCAGCGAGGTCGGATCGACCGCGCGTGGTCTGGGCCGACCTCGGTCGCAGCCCGCGCGCCACCGTCCTCTACGCGCACAATCGCTTCGTTCCCCTCAACAGTTGTTACGTCGCGCTCTGCCGCGATGACGCCGACGCGCTGGCGCTCGCGGCAATTCTCAACTCGCCAATCGCGGAATCCTGGCTCGCCGCACTCGCCGAGCCCGCGCGCGGTGGATATCGCCGGTTCCTCGGCTGGACGATGTCTCTCTTTCCGCTTCCAGCAGATTGGGATCGCGCTCGCGTCGCCCTCGCACCCATCGCCGAGCGAGCGATGGCGGGCGAGGATCCGTACTCACTTCGGGAAGAGCTGCTCCACGAAACGCTCGCGACCTATCGCCTGCGACACGATGAGATAGCGCCCCTCCTCACCTGGTTCAGCGGGTGAACGCCTCTGTTGCCGATCACGTCGCCGGCGAAAAGGCACTCGCCGTGGCAAGAACGCTGCTCGCGCGCGAACTGCTGGAGTCGGAAACGTCGCCAGCGACAATCGGCGACGTCACGCTCCACGCGCATCAACGCGAGGCTGTGGTGCGGATCCGCGCGTTGCTGCGCACCGCGAGCGGGGCGCTTCTCGCCGATTCGACCGGGCTGGGCAAGACCTTCGTCGCGCTCGCACTGGCGCACGGATTTGAGCGAGTACTCATCATCGCGCCCGCCGCACTTCGCGAGTCGTGGCGCCAGGCGATCGCACGGACGCGGGTCACCGCGTCCTTTGTCTCGCTCGAGGCTCTGAGTCGCGGCGCACACTCGCCGCTCGAGACCGCCGATCTCATGATCGTCGACGAGGCGCATCATCTTCGGAATCCGCGAACGAAATGCTACGACGCCATCGCCGCCCTCTGCGCTCGGTCCCGCGTGCTGTTGATGAGCGCGACACCGCTCCAGAATCGTCGCGACGATCTCGTCGCGCAGCTCGCCGTCTTTCTCGGCGACGCCGCGGTGACGGCAACGGACGCCGAGCTGTCGCGGTTCATCGTACGTCGACGCGCCGAGGACCGAGCGCTCCGCCTTCCCTCCGTTCACGGACCGCGATGGATCGCGTTGCCAATCGCCGATGAGCTGCTCGATGATCTTCTCGCATTGCCTCCGCCGGTACCGGGCGCCGACGAAGGGACAGCCGGTGCGCTGGTGCGATACTCACTCGTGCGGCAGTGGTCATCGAGCCGCGCGGCACTGGTCGCTGCGCTGCGACGGCGTGTTGCGCGAGCGGTTGCACTGATGACGTCTCTCGAAGCGGGGCGGTGGCCCAGCCGACATCAATTGGCGGCATGGTCGTACGCGGAGCAAGCAGTGCAGCTGGCCTTTCCAGAAATGGTGACGGCGTTAGGCGCCGACCAGTCGGATTTATCGACGATGCTGGAGGCTGTGCGCCATCACGCGGATGCCTTGCGCGACCTCCTCATTCGGCTGCGAGACATTCCAGATCCGGATCCCGAGCGCGCGTCGGCGTTGATCGATATTTGCACGGCACATCGCGGGACACGCATCATCGCCTTCACCCAGTACGCGGAGACCGTGAGCGCCCTTTCGCGTTTACTCATGCCACGACTGCCCGGCGTTGCCGCGCTCACGGCGCGTGGAGGGCGGGTCGCCGGGGGCCGCATCCTGCGTCGCGACGTACTGACGCAATTCGCGCCACGCGCCGGTGGCTCGGACGTCGGTGCCGCGGAGCGAATCGATCTTCTGGTGACCACGGACGTAGTGAGCGAGGGCCTCGACCTCCAACGTGCCTCGGTCGTCGTACACCTCGATCTCCCATGGAACCCGGCTCGTCTCGAGCAACGGGTCGGTCGAGTTCGACGCCTTGGCTCGTTACATGACGCCGTCTTTGTTTACGCGCTTGCTCCACCAATCGACTCCGAGCGCATGCTTCGGGTCATTGAGAGACTCGAGAAGAAGCTCGGCCTCGCGGGCCGCACCGTCGGGCTGGACTCAGCGGTCATGCCCGGCGCGCTCCGGTTCGACGAGACCGCTCCACCCGAGCTGGCGAGCGAGACACACGCGCTGCTCCAGTCGTGGCGCGAGCCGGCGCTGGCGGCGGGTTCGCCGACGATCTCTCCGATCCACGCCGGCGTGACCGCAGATAACGACGGATTCCTCGCGCTGCTCGCGGCAGGCACCGAACGGCTGCTTGTCGCTGCCGTCGACGGCGGCGGGCCGTCACTCGACCCGGCCGTCGTCGGCCGCGCCCTCACTCTGTGCCTGGGCTCCGCGCGCGCGACCCATGCGGCCGAAATTGTGCTCGCGACGGAGGCCATCCACAGTTGGTGGAAGGATTGGTCCGCCCGAGGCCAGCTCGCCGTGTGCAGTCCCGCCGGTGCGCGCCTCCGCGCTCATGTCGCCGCCCGAATCCGGTCCGTTCTGGCCGAGGCGCCGCGTCATGAGCGGCCCGCTCTCACGCCGCTGGCGTCGCGCGCGCAGCAAGCGCTGAGTATATCGTTAGGCGCTGGCGCCGAACGGAAGCTCGTCGCGCTCGAGAGCGCTGCTCGTCGGGATGCCGAATGGCTAGGTGCGATCGCCGCACTCGGGGATGGCCGACCGGCGCGACGAACGCCCCAGGACCTGCGAATCCTGCTGATCGTGTTGTTGCGTCACTCGAGCTGAAGGGCGACGCCCGTAGCGCTCAGCGCAGCGGCGTGGCGCGAAGGCGAACGAGCACGACGCTGCTCTGTGGACCAACGCCGACCATCAACCGTCCGCCAACGAGCGCATCCGCCGTGTACTGTCCGATGCGCTTGCCGTTGACCAGGAGAGCGATGTCCTGGCCACGGACTTCGACTGAGACATGGTTGATTGCACCCGTGTCGGTCTGGACCGCCGCCACTTCGGATAGCTTCACAAGGGAATTGCACTGACGGTCGCTATTCCAGCATAGCTCCACGCTGCGATCGGCGGACACGCTGAGCGAGTAGTATTTGCCCGAGCGGTCCTGCCGGCCGAATCCGAGGATCACCGCGCCGTGCTTTGTCGACCCCAGTTGCGACACCTCGAGGTCGAGCTGAACGTCCGCCGGCAGATCGAGCGAAGGATAACGCACCAGGCACATTGCGTCCGTCGACGTGTTCTCCATCCGGACCCCCTGGTCCTCGAATCGCGCGCGGCACCTTGGGTTCGACCAGGTGAAACCCTGCGACGTGTTCGACTGCGCGAACTCGTCGTCGATGATCGGCGGGAGCGGCGGCTTCTCCGGCGGCTTGGCCGTCGTACAAACACTACTCAGACCACCGAGTAGCAGCGTGTCGCTGCCCGAAATGCTGAGCTGGCGACGGACGCTATCGTCCACGAAAAACGCGATGCAATACGTCTGCGCGCTGCGCAGAATCTGTCGCGACGAAACGCCGTGCTGGCGGAGATCCATCACTTCGGCAAGCGACAATGCCTTGCTGGAGCCCTGAGCGCGAAGCGGCGTGGCGGCGAGAAGGAGGGCCATCGCGCCAAACATCGCGCAACGCCGCGCCACACGTAGTGGTGACGCCAGGTATGCCGTCATTGGCATGCCCTCGCTTCCTCGCCGCGACGTTTGTGCATCTCATTCTCCGCCGTACATGCCTGCAGCGCGCGCCCGTCCGCTTGCTCGATGTCACGCCGCAAATTCTTTATCGCTTGTGAATCCGGATACCGGTTGACGATGCTGTCCACCTGCGCGATCGCCGTGCGGAACGTTCGGCGCGCGATCACGTAGTCGCCTTGATCTGCCTGATCCTGTCCATTCGTTAGGCGAGTCCTGGCATCGACGAGCACCTCCGGCGGAACGATCTTGAGCTCCTGGGCGCTCCCTGGCACTGCGATCTTCACGCTTGGCATTCGACCCGCAGGCACTATCACCGGCGTTGGGTCTGGCGATCGCGACGCGGCAGGCGCGGCGGTCCGCTCCGGTGCATTCGACCGCTTTGCGACTGACGCTGGCGAATCGACAGCTGGATCTGCGGCCGACGATGAATGCGAGACGCTCTGCAACACTGCTCCG
Encoded here:
- a CDS encoding DEAD/DEAH box helicase, producing MNASVADHVAGEKALAVARTLLARELLESETSPATIGDVTLHAHQREAVVRIRALLRTASGALLADSTGLGKTFVALALAHGFERVLIIAPAALRESWRQAIARTRVTASFVSLEALSRGAHSPLETADLMIVDEAHHLRNPRTKCYDAIAALCARSRVLLMSATPLQNRRDDLVAQLAVFLGDAAVTATDAELSRFIVRRRAEDRALRLPSVHGPRWIALPIADELLDDLLALPPPVPGADEGTAGALVRYSLVRQWSSSRAALVAALRRRVARAVALMTSLEAGRWPSRHQLAAWSYAEQAVQLAFPEMVTALGADQSDLSTMLEAVRHHADALRDLLIRLRDIPDPDPERASALIDICTAHRGTRIIAFTQYAETVSALSRLLMPRLPGVAALTARGGRVAGGRILRRDVLTQFAPRAGGSDVGAAERIDLLVTTDVVSEGLDLQRASVVVHLDLPWNPARLEQRVGRVRRLGSLHDAVFVYALAPPIDSERMLRVIERLEKKLGLAGRTVGLDSAVMPGALRFDETAPPELASETHALLQSWREPALAAGSPTISPIHAGVTADNDGFLALLAAGTERLLVAAVDGGGPSLDPAVVGRALTLCLGSARATHAAEIVLATEAIHSWWKDWSARGQLAVCSPAGARLRAHVAARIRSVLAEAPRHERPALTPLASRAQQALSISLGAGAERKLVALESAARRDAEWLGAIAALGDGRPARRTPQDLRILLIVLLRHSS